One stretch of Flavobacterium sp. 9 DNA includes these proteins:
- the gyrA gene encoding DNA gyrase subunit A: MSEGEKLIPINIEDEMKSAYIDYSMSVIVSRALPDVRDGLKPVHRRVLYGMYDLGVTSRSAHKKSARIVGEVLGKYHPHGDTSVYDAMVRMAQEWSMRYLLVDGQGNFGSVDGDSPAAMRYTEARMRKISEDIMADIEKETVDFQLNFDDTLYEPKVMPTRVPTLLVNGATGIAVGMATNMPPHNLTEVINGTLAYLDNNDIEVDELMTHIKAPDFPTGGVIYGYEGVREAFKTGRGRIVMRAKVGFEEVDGRECIIVTEIPYQVNKAEMIKRTADLVNDKKIEGIANIRDESDRNGMRIVYILKRDATPNVVLNTLYKFTSLQSSFSVNNIALVKGRPQMLNLKDMIHYFIEHRHDVVVRRTRFELRKAEERAHILEGLIIASDNIDEVIAIIRGSKNTEEAREKLIERFNLSDIQARAIVEMRLRQLTGLEQDKLRAEFDELMKLIEHLKALLADVDLRTNLIKEELEEIREKYGDERRSTIEYSGGDVSIEDLIADENVVITISHAGYIKRTNLTEYKTQNRGGVGQKSAGTRDQDFLEHMFVATNHQYMMFFTQKGKCFWMRVYEIPEGSKTAKGRAIQNLVNIESDDKVKAFICTQDLKDKDYINSHNLVMVTKQGQVKKTSLEKYSKPRVNGVAAITIKEGDELLEAKLTNGESQIILAVKSGKLVRFEETKTRPMGRTASGVRGITLKDDTDEVIGMVTVDKENVNDTQILVVTENGYGKRTKLVDDDGEDVYRITNRGGKGVKTLNITEKTGKLISISNVTDADDLMIINKSGLTIRMAIEDLRVMGRATQGVRLINLKGKDSIAAVTKVMKDDVAEVVVDEDGNVIESAIERVKPDLEVLEDDGTAEDDDDDDSEEEIEDEDDSEEEESEE, encoded by the coding sequence ATGTCTGAAGGAGAAAAGTTAATTCCTATTAACATAGAAGATGAAATGAAATCAGCTTACATCGATTATTCGATGTCAGTAATCGTATCGAGAGCGCTTCCTGATGTTAGAGATGGCTTGAAACCAGTGCATCGAAGAGTTCTTTACGGAATGTATGATTTAGGAGTAACCTCAAGATCTGCCCACAAAAAATCTGCGAGAATCGTAGGGGAGGTTCTTGGTAAGTATCACCCACACGGAGATACCTCTGTTTATGATGCAATGGTACGTATGGCTCAGGAATGGAGTATGCGATATTTATTAGTGGACGGTCAGGGTAACTTTGGATCTGTCGATGGTGACAGTCCTGCAGCAATGCGTTATACTGAGGCCAGAATGCGTAAAATCTCTGAAGATATTATGGCAGATATCGAAAAAGAAACAGTTGACTTTCAATTGAACTTTGACGATACATTATATGAGCCAAAAGTAATGCCTACAAGAGTTCCTACTTTATTAGTAAACGGAGCAACAGGTATTGCAGTTGGTATGGCGACAAATATGCCTCCACACAATTTAACTGAAGTTATCAACGGTACTTTAGCGTACTTAGATAATAATGATATTGAAGTTGATGAATTAATGACGCATATTAAAGCTCCGGATTTTCCAACCGGTGGTGTAATATATGGTTATGAAGGCGTTCGTGAAGCTTTTAAAACTGGTAGAGGACGTATCGTAATGCGTGCTAAAGTTGGTTTCGAAGAAGTTGACGGAAGAGAATGTATCATTGTTACTGAGATTCCATATCAGGTTAACAAAGCCGAAATGATCAAGCGTACGGCTGATTTAGTTAACGATAAAAAAATTGAAGGTATTGCAAATATTCGTGACGAATCTGATAGAAACGGTATGCGTATCGTTTATATCCTGAAACGTGATGCTACGCCAAACGTAGTTTTGAATACCTTATATAAGTTTACATCATTACAATCTTCTTTTAGTGTAAACAATATTGCATTAGTAAAAGGTCGCCCACAAATGTTGAATCTAAAAGATATGATTCACTATTTTATCGAGCACCGTCACGATGTAGTAGTTCGTAGAACTCGTTTTGAATTGCGTAAAGCTGAAGAAAGAGCTCACATTTTAGAAGGTTTAATTATCGCTTCTGATAATATTGATGAAGTAATTGCGATAATCAGAGGTTCTAAAAATACAGAAGAAGCTCGTGAGAAATTAATCGAAAGATTTAATTTGTCAGACATTCAGGCACGTGCAATTGTTGAAATGCGTTTGCGTCAGTTAACAGGTCTGGAACAAGACAAGTTAAGAGCTGAATTTGACGAATTAATGAAGTTAATCGAACATTTGAAAGCATTATTGGCAGATGTAGATTTAAGAACAAACTTAATTAAAGAAGAACTTGAAGAAATCCGTGAGAAATACGGAGATGAACGTCGTTCTACTATTGAATATTCTGGTGGAGATGTAAGTATTGAAGATTTAATTGCGGATGAAAATGTAGTTATTACAATCTCTCACGCTGGTTATATCAAACGTACAAACCTAACAGAATACAAAACTCAAAATAGAGGTGGAGTTGGGCAAAAAAGCGCCGGAACAAGAGATCAGGATTTCCTTGAGCATATGTTCGTTGCAACCAATCACCAATATATGATGTTCTTTACGCAAAAAGGAAAATGTTTCTGGATGCGTGTTTACGAAATTCCTGAAGGTAGCAAAACTGCAAAAGGTAGAGCAATTCAGAATTTAGTAAATATTGAAAGCGATGATAAAGTAAAAGCTTTCATTTGTACACAAGACTTAAAAGACAAAGATTATATCAATAGTCATAATCTTGTAATGGTAACGAAACAAGGTCAGGTTAAGAAAACTTCTTTAGAGAAATATTCTAAACCAAGGGTAAATGGTGTTGCTGCAATTACAATTAAAGAAGGTGATGAGTTACTTGAAGCGAAATTAACTAACGGAGAAAGCCAAATTATTCTGGCTGTTAAGTCTGGTAAATTAGTTCGTTTTGAAGAAACTAAAACACGTCCAATGGGAAGAACAGCTTCTGGAGTTCGTGGAATTACCTTAAAAGACGATACTGATGAAGTAATTGGTATGGTTACTGTTGACAAAGAGAATGTAAACGATACACAGATTTTAGTTGTAACTGAAAACGGATACGGTAAACGTACTAAATTAGTTGATGACGACGGAGAAGATGTTTACAGAATTACAAACCGTGGAGGTAAAGGTGTGAAAACACTTAATATCACGGAGAAAACAGGAAAATTAATTTCTATTAGTAATGTAACTGATGCTGATGATTTAATGATTATCAACAAATCTGGATTAACAATTAGAATGGCAATTGAAGATTTACGTGTAATGGGTCGTGCAACGCAAGGTGTTCGATTGATTAACCTAAAAGGTAAAGATTCTATTGCTGCTGTAACAAAAGTTATGAAAGATGATGTTGCAGAAGTTGTTGTTGACGAAGATGGAAATGTTATTGAATCTGCTATCGAAAGAGTTAAGCCGGATTTAGAAGTTCTTGAAGATGACGGAACTGCTGAGGATGACGACGACGATGATTCTGAAGAAGAAATAGAAGATGAAGACGACTCTGAAGAAGAGGAATCTGAAGAATAA
- the rimK gene encoding 30S ribosomal protein S6--L-glutamate ligase yields the protein MLQNKVILGSEEWCSFPELGIPTIKARVDSGAKTSAMHAINIAPFIKNDTNWVKFDINPIQNNIKTIIHCEAPLVDKRIVKSSSGFREHRYVIQTHIKLGDIKWPIEMTLTNRDSMGFRMLLGREAMSGRVLVDPEEKYLLGQPTPESLKELYQNSEKATSGLRIGLLASNPELYSNKRIMEAGEMRGHEMHFLNIKECYMKLDAKTPEIHYRGGKILNQFDAIIPRIRPSITFYGCALTRQFEALKVFVLNSATAITQSRDKLYSLQLLLNSGIDIPTTGFANSPLDTDNLIKMVGGSPLIVKLLEGTQGKGVVLAETKKAAESVINAFKSLNANILVQEFIKEANGKDIRCFVIDGKVVAAIQREAMPGEFRANIHLGGTASVIKVTPEEKKIAIKAAKAMDLKVAGVDIIRSSKGPLLLEVNSSPGLEGIEGATNKDIAGEMIKAIEKNFKLI from the coding sequence ATGCTTCAAAACAAAGTCATTTTAGGTAGCGAAGAATGGTGCTCATTTCCAGAACTAGGAATTCCAACGATCAAGGCTCGTGTGGACTCTGGTGCCAAAACTTCGGCAATGCACGCCATAAACATAGCTCCTTTTATTAAAAATGATACCAATTGGGTAAAATTTGATATTAATCCTATTCAGAATAACATCAAAACCATTATTCATTGTGAAGCTCCGCTGGTTGATAAGCGAATTGTAAAAAGTTCAAGCGGATTCAGAGAACATCGTTATGTTATCCAAACTCACATTAAACTTGGCGATATCAAATGGCCAATCGAAATGACTTTGACTAACAGAGATTCAATGGGTTTCCGTATGCTTTTAGGCCGTGAAGCCATGAGCGGACGTGTTTTGGTTGATCCCGAAGAAAAATACTTATTAGGTCAGCCAACTCCTGAATCTTTAAAAGAATTATACCAAAACTCTGAAAAAGCAACTTCTGGATTGCGAATTGGTCTTCTTGCCAGTAATCCTGAATTATACAGCAATAAAAGAATCATGGAAGCAGGCGAAATGCGCGGTCATGAAATGCATTTCTTAAATATCAAGGAATGTTACATGAAATTGGATGCAAAGACACCAGAAATTCATTATCGTGGCGGAAAAATACTAAATCAATTCGATGCCATTATTCCTAGAATTCGTCCAAGTATTACCTTTTACGGTTGTGCTTTAACGCGTCAGTTTGAAGCTTTGAAGGTTTTTGTTTTAAATTCGGCTACAGCCATTACACAATCACGAGATAAATTATATTCTCTTCAATTGCTTTTGAATAGCGGAATCGACATTCCAACAACTGGTTTTGCCAATTCACCTTTGGATACTGACAATTTGATTAAAATGGTTGGAGGTTCGCCTTTAATCGTAAAATTATTAGAAGGAACTCAAGGAAAAGGCGTTGTTCTTGCAGAAACCAAAAAAGCGGCAGAAAGTGTTATTAATGCTTTCAAAAGCTTAAATGCAAACATATTAGTTCAGGAATTCATTAAAGAAGCCAACGGAAAAGACATTCGTTGTTTTGTAATCGACGGAAAAGTGGTCGCAGCAATTCAGCGTGAAGCAATGCCGGGAGAATTTAGAGCTAATATTCACCTTGGCGGAACTGCTTCTGTTATAAAAGTTACTCCCGAAGAAAAAAAGATCGCGATTAAAGCCGCAAAAGCAATGGATTTAAAAGTTGCCGGCGTTGACATTATTCGTTCTTCAAAAGGACCATTATTACTTGAAGTAAACTCTTCTCCGGGTCTTGAAGGAATCGAAGGCGCAACAAACAAAGATATTGCCGGAGAAATGATCAAAGCAATCGAAAAGAACTTTAAGCTTATATAA
- a CDS encoding inorganic phosphate transporter: MTLLIIIIVLALIFDYINGFHDAANAIATVVATKVLTPFQAVLWAAFFNFLAYWVFGFGVADTVAKTAHTMEINLVVILAGVIAAICWNLLTWWLGIPSSSSHTLIGGFAGAAVAHAIAVHGFSGYVGEDGATHYWYEIVSWYKAGKDGGMPSGVIIIIAFIVLAPLLGALASYLISIWLLNASRKIIGPKIFTVALMIATVWFVYHQMVPYEEILKNGKPRFESHFWSVAFDPHNIKWFLVAFIILTVSAFCLIFSSLNLHQADAALKKMQLLSSAAFSLGHGGNDSQKVMGIIAAAVAVYIHTNPGVHMDSWLDVVLPNDDLGVKGVMPGWIPLACYSAIAAGTLSGGWKIVKTMGSKITKVTSFEGVAAETAGALTLYFTEHLKIPVSTTHTITGSIIGVGLTKRVSAVRWGVTVSLIWAWILTIPISAILAGLVYFILSVFIS; this comes from the coding sequence ATGACGCTACTTATAATTATTATAGTATTAGCTTTAATTTTTGATTACATCAATGGTTTTCATGATGCGGCAAATGCTATAGCTACCGTTGTTGCTACAAAGGTTTTAACGCCTTTTCAGGCCGTTCTTTGGGCAGCATTTTTTAACTTTCTGGCTTACTGGGTTTTCGGATTTGGTGTTGCGGATACTGTTGCAAAAACAGCCCACACTATGGAGATTAACCTTGTTGTTATTCTGGCTGGGGTTATTGCAGCGATTTGTTGGAATTTATTGACTTGGTGGTTAGGAATACCTTCAAGTTCTTCACATACATTAATTGGTGGTTTTGCCGGAGCTGCAGTTGCTCACGCAATCGCTGTACATGGTTTTTCTGGTTATGTTGGCGAAGATGGAGCTACTCATTATTGGTACGAAATCGTAAGCTGGTATAAAGCCGGAAAAGATGGCGGAATGCCGTCAGGGGTTATTATCATTATTGCTTTCATTGTTTTAGCACCATTATTGGGAGCGTTAGCTTCTTATTTAATTTCGATCTGGTTGCTAAATGCTTCTCGTAAAATTATCGGACCTAAAATATTCACAGTAGCTTTAATGATTGCTACCGTTTGGTTTGTTTATCATCAAATGGTTCCTTATGAAGAGATATTGAAAAACGGAAAACCTAGATTTGAATCTCACTTTTGGAGTGTAGCTTTTGATCCGCACAATATTAAATGGTTTTTAGTTGCTTTTATTATCTTAACAGTAAGTGCTTTTTGTTTAATATTCAGTAGTTTGAACCTTCATCAGGCAGATGCTGCTTTAAAGAAAATGCAATTGTTATCTTCTGCAGCCTTTAGTTTAGGACACGGAGGAAATGATTCTCAAAAAGTAATGGGTATTATTGCTGCTGCTGTAGCGGTGTATATTCACACTAATCCAGGTGTTCATATGGATTCTTGGTTAGATGTTGTTTTACCAAATGATGATTTGGGTGTAAAAGGAGTAATGCCGGGTTGGATTCCATTAGCATGTTATTCTGCTATTGCTGCAGGAACTTTGAGTGGTGGTTGGAAAATTGTGAAAACAATGGGTTCTAAAATCACAAAAGTAACTTCGTTTGAAGGTGTAGCTGCTGAAACTGCTGGAGCTTTGACGCTTTACTTTACTGAGCACTTAAAAATTCCGGTAAGTACAACGCATACAATTACAGGTTCTATTATCGGAGTTGGATTAACAAAACGTGTATCTGCAGTTCGTTGGGGAGTAACCGTAAGTTTGATTTGGGCTTGGATTTTGACTATTCCTATTTCGGCTATTCTAGCAGGATTGGTTTACTTTATCTTAAGCGTATTTATTTCATAG
- a CDS encoding ATP-dependent Clp protease ATP-binding subunit, whose product MDDNFSPRVKDVITYSKEEALRLGHDFIGTEHLMLGILRDGNGKAIHILNNLAVDLDHLRRKVEILSPANQSVEVNAEKKNLHLTRQAERALKTTFLEAKVFQSSSISTAHLLLCILRNENDPTTKLLNKLKIDYDIAKEQYLNMTPNEEEFLENLPRNESYNDDSGQDDSLKESSFNNPANKSNKKSKTPVLDNFGRDLTEMAEEGKLDPVVGREKEIERVSQILSRRKKNNPLLIGEPGVGKSAIAEGLALRIIQKKVSRILFHKRVVTLDLASLVAGTKYRGQFEERMKAVMNELEKNDDIILFIDEIHTIVGAGGATGSLDASNMFKPALARGEIQCIGATTLDEYRQYIEKDGALERRFQKVIVEPTSVEETIAILNNVKDKYEDHHNVTYTQEAIEACVKLTNRYMSERFLPDKAIDALDEAGSRVHITNIDVPKQILDLERQLEEVREMKNMVVKKQKYEEAAKLRDDEKRIEKDLAVAQEQWEEDSKNNRIEVTEDNVADVVSMMTGIPVNRIAQTESNKLAKLPELIQNKVIGQNEAVLKIARSIQRNRAGLKDPNKPIGSFIFLGQTGVGKTQLAKVLAKELFDSEDALVRIDMSEYMEKFAISRLVGAPPGYVGYEEGGQLTEKVRRKPYCVVLLDEIEKAHPDVFNMMLQVLDDGYLTDSLGRKIDFKNTIIIMTSNVGARQLKDFGQGVGFGTAAKVAQADENSKSIIENALKKTFAPEFLNRIDDVIVFNALEKGDIDLIIDIELAKLYSRIAELGYKLNLTDKAKAFIAEKGFDRQFGARPLKRAIQKYVEDLLAEEIITSKIHSGDEILMDLKDDSQELSVEIHKAEEPTNQ is encoded by the coding sequence ATGGATGATAATTTTTCACCAAGAGTAAAAGATGTTATTACATACAGTAAAGAAGAAGCCCTTCGCTTAGGACACGACTTTATTGGTACTGAACATCTAATGCTAGGCATTTTAAGGGATGGAAACGGAAAAGCTATTCATATACTTAATAACCTAGCAGTCGATTTAGACCATTTACGCAGGAAGGTAGAAATACTGAGTCCAGCCAACCAGAGCGTTGAAGTGAATGCCGAAAAGAAAAACCTTCATCTTACCCGACAGGCAGAAAGAGCCCTGAAGACCACTTTTCTTGAAGCTAAAGTATTTCAAAGCTCGTCGATTAGCACAGCTCATTTGCTTCTATGCATCTTACGAAACGAAAACGATCCAACAACCAAGCTGTTGAATAAACTAAAAATAGATTATGACATAGCTAAAGAACAATATTTAAATATGACTCCAAACGAAGAAGAATTCTTAGAAAACTTGCCAAGAAACGAATCGTATAATGACGATTCAGGACAAGATGACAGTCTTAAAGAAAGTAGTTTTAACAATCCCGCCAATAAGTCAAACAAAAAATCTAAAACTCCGGTATTAGATAATTTTGGGAGAGATTTAACAGAAATGGCTGAGGAAGGAAAACTAGATCCGGTTGTAGGACGCGAAAAAGAAATTGAACGTGTTTCGCAAATCTTAAGCCGTAGAAAAAAGAACAACCCACTTCTTATTGGAGAACCTGGAGTTGGTAAATCTGCTATTGCAGAAGGACTGGCACTACGTATCATTCAAAAGAAAGTATCTCGTATTCTTTTCCACAAACGTGTAGTAACGCTTGATTTGGCAAGTTTAGTTGCCGGAACAAAATACCGCGGTCAGTTTGAAGAAAGAATGAAAGCCGTGATGAACGAGCTGGAGAAAAATGATGACATTATTCTTTTCATTGACGAAATTCATACTATCGTAGGCGCTGGTGGAGCAACAGGATCTCTTGATGCTTCAAACATGTTCAAACCTGCTTTAGCAAGAGGCGAAATTCAATGTATTGGTGCAACTACTCTTGATGAGTACAGACAATATATTGAGAAAGATGGTGCCCTTGAAAGACGTTTTCAAAAAGTAATTGTTGAACCAACTTCTGTTGAAGAAACGATTGCAATTTTGAACAATGTAAAAGACAAATACGAAGATCACCACAATGTAACTTATACTCAGGAAGCAATTGAAGCTTGTGTTAAATTAACAAACAGATATATGTCTGAGCGTTTCTTACCAGACAAAGCTATTGATGCTCTTGACGAAGCCGGATCTCGCGTACACATTACTAACATTGATGTTCCTAAACAAATTCTTGATTTAGAACGTCAGTTAGAAGAAGTTCGTGAAATGAAGAACATGGTAGTTAAAAAACAAAAATACGAAGAGGCTGCCAAACTTCGCGATGATGAAAAACGCATCGAAAAAGATCTTGCGGTTGCACAAGAACAATGGGAAGAAGATTCTAAAAACAACAGAATTGAAGTTACAGAAGATAATGTAGCCGATGTTGTTTCTATGATGACTGGAATTCCTGTAAACAGAATTGCACAAACAGAAAGTAATAAACTAGCTAAATTACCTGAATTGATTCAGAATAAAGTAATTGGTCAAAACGAAGCTGTTCTTAAAATTGCACGTTCTATTCAACGTAACAGAGCCGGACTTAAAGATCCTAACAAACCAATTGGTTCGTTCATTTTCTTAGGTCAGACCGGAGTTGGTAAAACACAATTAGCAAAAGTTCTTGCAAAAGAATTATTCGATTCAGAAGATGCTTTAGTTCGTATTGACATGAGTGAATACATGGAGAAATTTGCAATCTCTCGTTTAGTTGGAGCGCCTCCGGGATACGTAGGTTACGAAGAAGGTGGACAATTGACTGAAAAAGTTCGTAGAAAACCATATTGTGTTGTTCTTTTGGATGAGATCGAAAAAGCGCATCCGGATGTATTCAATATGATGCTTCAGGTTCTTGATGATGGATATTTGACAGATAGTTTAGGTCGCAAAATCGACTTTAAAAACACTATCATTATCATGACTTCTAACGTTGGAGCACGTCAATTAAAAGATTTTGGACAAGGTGTAGGATTCGGAACTGCTGCAAAAGTGGCTCAAGCCGATGAAAACTCAAAAAGCATTATCGAAAATGCATTGAAAAAAACTTTCGCACCAGAATTCTTAAACAGAATTGATGACGTAATCGTATTCAACGCATTAGAAAAAGGTGACATTGATTTGATTATCGATATCGAACTTGCAAAACTTTATTCTCGTATTGCTGAATTAGGTTACAAGCTTAATCTTACTGACAAAGCAAAAGCATTTATTGCAGAAAAAGGCTTTGACAGACAATTTGGAGCAAGACCTCTAAAAAGAGCAATTCAGAAATATGTTGAAGATTTGTTAGCAGAAGAAATCATAACTTCAAAAATACATTCAGGTGACGAAATCTTAATGGATTTGAAAGATGATTCTCAAGAACTTTCAGTAGAAATACATAAAGCTGAAGAACCAACAAATCAATAA
- the hutH gene encoding histidine ammonia-lyase — protein MNEIHYISTETLSLEALQEIIVNQKTLELSEEAKVNVQKCRDYLDKKMASHSEPIYGINTGFGSLYSVKISNENLSKLQENLVKSHACGTGEEVPAEIVKMMLLLKIQSLSYGHSGIQLQTLQRLVDFYNNDILPIIYTQGSLGASGDLAPLAHLSLPLLGEGEVLFEGKKVASAEVLKHFNWEPIVLQSKEGLALLNGTQFMSAYGAHILLKAYKYSYLADLIGTISLEGFDGRIEPFNELIHFIRPHKGQIVTAQRVNEFLEGSEIITQEKKHVQDPYSFRCIPQVHGASKDAIDYVRKVFKTEINSVTDNPNIFIESDQIISGGNFHGQPLALALDFMAIALAELGSISERRTYQLISGLRNLPAFLVDNPGLNSGFMIPQYTAASIASQNKQLATPSSIDSIVSSNGQEDHVSMGANGATKALRVMDNLERILAIELMNASQAIAYREPLKSSDFIEMFLSSYREVVPLVKEDRILHYDIEKTVSFLNSFQIENDLLTMA, from the coding sequence TTTAGAAGCTTTACAAGAAATTATTGTTAATCAAAAAACACTTGAATTATCAGAAGAAGCTAAAGTAAATGTGCAAAAATGCCGCGATTATTTAGATAAAAAAATGGCATCACATTCTGAACCTATTTATGGTATAAATACTGGTTTTGGATCACTTTATAGTGTAAAAATTTCAAATGAAAACTTGTCTAAACTTCAGGAAAACCTGGTAAAATCACACGCATGTGGAACTGGTGAAGAAGTTCCTGCAGAGATTGTGAAAATGATGTTGTTGCTTAAAATTCAATCTTTAAGCTACGGTCATTCAGGAATTCAATTGCAAACATTACAGCGTTTGGTTGATTTCTATAATAATGATATTCTACCTATAATTTATACACAGGGTTCACTTGGAGCTTCGGGAGATTTGGCGCCATTGGCACATTTATCTTTGCCATTATTGGGAGAAGGAGAAGTACTTTTTGAAGGTAAAAAAGTAGCTTCTGCCGAAGTTTTAAAACATTTTAATTGGGAACCAATCGTTTTACAATCCAAAGAAGGTTTGGCTTTATTAAACGGAACTCAGTTTATGAGTGCTTATGGAGCTCATATTTTATTGAAAGCTTATAAATATTCTTATTTAGCAGATTTAATCGGAACAATTTCTTTAGAAGGTTTTGATGGAAGAATCGAGCCTTTCAACGAATTGATTCATTTTATACGTCCTCACAAAGGTCAAATTGTTACGGCTCAACGTGTGAATGAGTTTCTTGAAGGAAGTGAAATCATTACTCAGGAGAAAAAACATGTTCAGGATCCGTATTCTTTCCGTTGTATTCCTCAGGTTCATGGAGCTTCAAAAGATGCGATTGATTATGTTCGAAAAGTATTCAAAACTGAGATTAATTCGGTTACAGATAATCCAAATATATTTATTGAATCAGATCAAATTATCTCTGGCGGAAATTTCCACGGACAACCTTTGGCTTTAGCCTTAGATTTTATGGCAATTGCTTTGGCAGAATTAGGTAGTATTTCTGAAAGAAGAACATATCAATTGATTTCTGGTTTGCGTAATCTTCCTGCATTTTTGGTTGATAATCCGGGATTAAATTCAGGATTTATGATTCCGCAATATACGGCGGCAAGTATTGCAAGTCAAAACAAACAATTGGCAACTCCGTCAAGTATAGATAGTATTGTTTCAAGCAATGGACAAGAAGATCACGTAAGTATGGGAGCAAACGGAGCTACAAAAGCTTTGCGTGTTATGGATAATCTTGAGCGTATTTTGGCAATCGAGTTGATGAATGCTTCACAGGCGATTGCTTACAGAGAACCTTTGAAATCGAGTGATTTTATTGAGATGTTTTTGAGCAGTTACAGAGAGGTTGTGCCGTTGGTAAAAGAGGATAGAATCTTACATTATGACATTGAAAAGACGGTTTCGTTTTTAAATAGTTTCCAAATTGAAAACGATTTGTTAACAATGGCTTAA
- a CDS encoding DUF421 domain-containing protein, translating to MLSPYLDIIIRSLAVYFFMTIALRIFGKKELSQLNTADIILILLISNSVQNAMVGPDTSLSGGLIAALALFIINYIIKKLTHKYKILNNLLLDKPEILIHDGKLDFSALSKLDISHDELKEAMREHGIEFFADVKLAMLEIDGSISIISEDKKNLKQTHYKRKHNRKNLQKQS from the coding sequence ATGCTTTCCCCTTATTTAGATATCATTATAAGAAGTCTCGCTGTCTATTTTTTCATGACAATTGCTTTGCGAATTTTCGGCAAAAAAGAACTTTCCCAATTAAATACTGCCGATATTATTCTGATTTTATTAATTAGTAATTCCGTTCAAAATGCAATGGTCGGACCTGACACGAGTCTTTCAGGAGGATTAATTGCTGCTTTGGCTTTATTCATAATTAATTACATTATCAAAAAACTAACGCACAAATACAAAATTCTAAACAATTTACTTTTAGACAAACCTGAGATTTTAATCCATGACGGAAAGCTTGATTTTTCAGCATTAAGCAAATTAGACATCTCACATGATGAATTAAAAGAAGCAATGCGTGAACACGGAATTGAATTTTTCGCAGATGTAAAGCTCGCTATGTTAGAAATTGATGGCTCAATAAGCATTATTTCAGAAGATAAAAAGAATCTGAAACAAACGCATTATAAACGAAAACACAATCGAAAGAATTTACAAAAACAATCTTGA
- a CDS encoding DUF47 domain-containing protein, producing MSINSIFQFLVPKDKKFFPLFEEASSNLIELASNLHEAVNLPLKEREVLFQKIDELEQRGEDITRQTNLELSRNFITPFDREDIHTLITSIDNVADYLHGAASRMRLYQVDKITKSIRKMTEINLEACQNIDSAVKELSNLKNMNIIKEACARINKLENKSDNVYNKAVFEIFENETDAKNIIKYKEVLSVLESATDKCKSVANILESISVKHS from the coding sequence ATGTCAATAAACAGTATTTTCCAATTTTTAGTTCCGAAAGACAAAAAATTCTTTCCACTTTTTGAAGAGGCTTCAAGCAATTTAATTGAATTAGCTTCTAATTTACACGAAGCTGTAAACCTTCCATTGAAAGAAAGAGAAGTTCTTTTTCAAAAGATTGATGAGTTAGAGCAAAGAGGAGAAGACATTACACGTCAGACCAATCTTGAATTGAGCAGAAACTTCATTACTCCATTTGATAGAGAGGATATTCATACATTAATTACTTCAATTGATAACGTTGCTGATTACCTTCACGGTGCAGCAAGCAGAATGAGATTGTATCAAGTTGATAAGATTACAAAATCTATCAGAAAGATGACAGAAATCAACCTTGAAGCTTGTCAAAACATTGACAGTGCTGTAAAAGAGTTGAGCAACTTAAAAAACATGAACATTATTAAAGAAGCTTGTGCCAGAATTAATAAACTGGAAAACAAGTCTGATAACGTTTATAACAAAGCAGTTTTTGAAATTTTTGAAAACGAAACAGACGCTAAAAATATTATTAAATATAAAGAAGTGTTATCTGTTTTAGAATCAGCAACAGACAAATGTAAGAGTGTTGCGAATATACTAGAATCTATTTCTGTAAAACATTCTTAA